The following coding sequences lie in one Eubacterium ventriosum genomic window:
- a CDS encoding MATE family efflux transporter: protein MKRIDFDNGNVAGNILNAAIPMLVAQILSLLYNIVDRIYIARIPDVGTAALGAVGLCFPIITIVTACSNLFGSGGAPLFSISRGMGDSKKANRIMNTSFSMVCAGAVVLTILGIVFAKPILVLFGASDNALSYAYPYMTIFMLGTLPSMISTGMNPFINAQGYATTGMLSVAIGAIANFILDPIFIFVLGLGIRGAAIATVISQILSASFVIFFLRCKSELKIRLLHLNEITDCVEYAKNIVSLGTAGFIMQVTNSLVSICCNNVLSVTGGDVYISVMTIVSSVRQMVETPIYAINEGSSPILSYNYGANRPGRVRKAGVVMGCLILGYTAIMWTLIIVAPHFLIQIFSSDSALIADAVPALKLYFAAFIFMDLQYIGQTFFKSLNKKKHAIFFSLLRKVVIVVPLTYIFPYLFNMGSNGVFLAEPISNVIGGSMCFITMLCTILPELKRMENK, encoded by the coding sequence TTGAAAAGAATTGATTTTGATAATGGCAATGTTGCCGGCAATATTCTTAATGCTGCCATTCCTATGTTGGTGGCTCAGATTTTAAGTCTTTTATATAATATTGTTGATAGAATTTATATTGCCCGTATTCCTGATGTTGGTACCGCAGCTCTTGGTGCGGTGGGACTTTGTTTTCCTATTATAACTATTGTAACTGCCTGCAGTAATTTGTTTGGAAGTGGCGGTGCTCCTCTTTTTTCCATTAGTCGTGGTATGGGTGACTCTAAGAAGGCTAACCGTATTATGAATACTTCTTTTTCTATGGTTTGCGCGGGAGCTGTTGTTTTGACTATTTTGGGAATTGTTTTTGCAAAGCCTATTCTTGTTTTGTTTGGGGCATCTGACAATGCATTGAGTTATGCTTATCCATATATGACTATTTTTATGCTGGGCACTCTTCCTTCCATGATTTCTACAGGAATGAATCCTTTTATTAATGCACAGGGCTATGCCACAACAGGCATGCTTTCTGTTGCAATTGGTGCCATTGCCAATTTTATTTTAGACCCTATTTTTATTTTTGTTTTGGGACTTGGTATTAGGGGAGCTGCTATTGCTACCGTTATTTCGCAAATTTTGTCTGCTTCTTTTGTTATTTTCTTTCTAAGATGTAAATCTGAGTTAAAAATAAGACTTTTGCACTTAAATGAAATAACAGATTGTGTTGAGTATGCTAAGAATATTGTTAGTCTTGGAACTGCCGGTTTTATTATGCAGGTTACTAATAGTCTTGTTTCTATCTGTTGCAATAATGTCCTTTCTGTTACAGGTGGGGATGTTTATATTTCGGTTATGACTATTGTTTCAAGTGTTAGACAGATGGTTGAAACTCCTATTTATGCAATTAACGAAGGGTCATCTCCTATCTTAAGTTATAATTATGGAGCTAATCGCCCCGGTCGTGTAAGAAAGGCGGGAGTTGTAATGGGCTGTCTGATTCTTGGATATACTGCGATTATGTGGACTTTGATTATTGTTGCACCACATTTTCTAATTCAGATTTTCAGTTCTGACAGCGCTCTTATAGCTGATGCTGTTCCTGCGCTGAAACTTTATTTTGCAGCTTTTATTTTTATGGATTTGCAGTATATTGGTCAGACATTTTTCAAATCACTTAACAAGAAGAAACATGCTATTTTCTTCTCTTTGCTTAGAAAAGTTGTTATTGTTGTTCCTTTAACTTACATATTCCCATATTTGTTTAATATGGGCTCTAATGGAGTTTTTCTTGCAGAACCTATTTCTAATGTAATCGGTGGAAGTATGTGCTTTATTACAATGCTATGCACAATATTACCGGAATTAAAAAGAATGGAAAATAAATAA
- the dnaJ gene encoding molecular chaperone DnaJ — MADKRDYYEVLGVDKNADSATIKKAYRKLAKKYHPDANPGDEEAASKFKEASEAYAVLSDDSKRKQYDQFGHAAFDGSGGAGGFDFNGADFSDIFGGFGDIFGDIFGGGSRRSSRANNGPMRGADVRVGITINFNEAVFGCKKEVTINFKETCSKCNGTGAKPGTSPEKCSKCGGRGQYVSQQQTLFGTMQSVTTCPDCNGTGKVIKEKCPDCYGVGYISKKKKVSVDIPAGIDDRQSIRITGQGEPGRNGGPRGDLLVDIRVRPSNEFERHGMDIYTTTSISFAQAALGGDIRVKTIDGDVKFNIKPGTQTGTRIRLKGKGVCHVRNNSMRGDQYSTLVVKVPTKLTSEQKELIKKFDAVSGNTLNEFGEDKHETAEDKIKKFFKK; from the coding sequence ATGGCAGATAAAAGAGATTACTATGAGGTACTGGGTGTAGACAAAAACGCAGACAGTGCCACAATTAAAAAAGCATATAGAAAATTAGCCAAAAAATATCATCCGGATGCAAACCCGGGAGATGAAGAAGCAGCTTCAAAGTTTAAGGAAGCATCAGAGGCATACGCAGTTTTAAGTGATGACAGTAAGAGAAAGCAGTATGACCAGTTCGGTCACGCAGCTTTTGACGGCTCAGGCGGCGCAGGTGGATTTGACTTTAACGGAGCAGATTTTAGCGATATATTTGGTGGATTTGGAGATATATTTGGAGACATATTTGGTGGCGGAAGCAGAAGAAGCTCAAGAGCCAACAATGGTCCAATGCGTGGTGCAGATGTTAGAGTTGGTATAACAATCAACTTTAATGAAGCAGTTTTCGGCTGCAAGAAAGAAGTTACAATCAACTTTAAGGAAACATGTAGTAAATGTAATGGTACAGGTGCAAAACCTGGAACATCTCCTGAAAAATGTTCAAAATGTGGTGGACGTGGACAGTATGTTAGCCAGCAGCAGACACTTTTCGGAACAATGCAGTCAGTAACAACTTGTCCTGATTGTAATGGTACAGGTAAAGTAATTAAAGAGAAATGTCCTGACTGCTATGGCGTAGGATATATTTCAAAGAAGAAGAAAGTTTCTGTTGATATTCCTGCAGGCATTGATGACAGACAGAGTATTAGAATTACAGGACAGGGTGAGCCGGGACGTAATGGAGGTCCAAGAGGTGACTTATTAGTTGATATTAGAGTAAGACCAAGTAATGAATTTGAACGTCACGGAATGGATATATATACAACTACATCAATTTCATTTGCTCAGGCTGCTTTAGGTGGCGACATCAGAGTAAAAACAATTGATGGAGATGTTAAATTTAACATAAAACCGGGAACACAGACAGGAACAAGAATCAGATTAAAAGGCAAAGGTGTATGCCACGTACGTAACAACTCAATGAGAGGAGACCAGTACTCAACACTTGTTGTAAAAGTACCTACAAAACTTACATCAGAACAGAAGGAATTAATCAAAAAATTTGATGCAGTTTCAGGTAACACTTTAAATGAATTTGGTGAAGACAAACATGAAACAGCAGAAGATAAAATAAAGAAATTCTTTAAAAAATAA
- the dnaK gene encoding molecular chaperone DnaK → MGKIIGIDLGTTNSCVAVMEGGEPTVIANAEGFRTTPSVVAFKKDGQRLVGDNAKRQAVTNAEGTVSSIKRHMGTDYKVTIDGKSYTPQAISAMILQKLKADAEAYLGEKVTEAVITVPAYFNDAQRQATKDAGKIAGLDVKRIINEPTAAALAYGLDNENEQKIMVYDLGGGTFDVSVIEIGDGVIEVLATSGDNRLGGDDFDKKIMDYMVADFKGKTGIDLSNDKMAMERVKAEAEDAKKKLSSATQVEISIPFITANEQGPQHLNMTLTKAKFDELTRDLVERTAVPVQNALKDAGITAAELSKVLLVGGSTRIPAVQDKVKQLTGHEPSKKMNPDECVALGASIQGGKLAGDAGAGEILLLDVTPLSLSIETMGGIATRLIERNTTIPTKKSQIFSTAADNQTAVDINVVQGERQFARDNKSLGQFRLDGIPPARRGVPQIEVTFDIDANGIVNVSAKDLGTGKEQHITITAGSNMSDEDIDKAVKEAAEYEAQDKKRKEGIDAKNEADAMVSQTEQAMNEAGDKLDPNDKQEVQADLDALKATIAGIGEEVTDAQIEELKAGKEKLMNSAQKLFAKMYEQTQGAGAQGAGPDMGAQGAGNANDDVVDGEFTEV, encoded by the coding sequence ATGGGAAAGATTATTGGTATTGATTTAGGAACAACAAATTCATGTGTAGCAGTAATGGAAGGTGGAGAACCTACAGTAATAGCAAACGCTGAAGGATTCAGAACAACTCCATCAGTAGTAGCATTTAAGAAAGATGGTCAGAGATTAGTTGGTGATAACGCTAAACGTCAGGCTGTAACAAATGCTGAAGGTACAGTTTCATCAATTAAAAGACATATGGGTACAGATTATAAAGTAACAATTGATGGTAAGAGTTATACACCACAGGCTATTTCAGCTATGATTCTTCAGAAATTAAAAGCTGATGCAGAAGCTTATCTTGGTGAAAAAGTAACAGAAGCAGTTATTACTGTACCTGCTTACTTTAACGATGCACAGAGACAGGCAACAAAAGATGCAGGTAAGATTGCAGGTCTTGATGTAAAGAGAATTATCAACGAGCCAACAGCAGCAGCTTTAGCTTATGGTCTTGATAATGAAAACGAACAGAAGATTATGGTATACGATTTAGGTGGTGGTACATTTGATGTATCTGTTATCGAAATCGGTGATGGCGTTATCGAAGTACTTGCAACATCAGGTGATAACAGACTTGGTGGTGATGACTTTGATAAGAAGATTATGGACTATATGGTAGCAGACTTTAAGGGCAAGACAGGTATCGACCTTTCAAACGATAAGATGGCTATGGAAAGAGTTAAAGCTGAAGCAGAAGATGCTAAGAAGAAACTTTCATCAGCAACTCAGGTCGAAATCAGCATTCCTTTCATTACAGCAAATGAACAGGGACCACAGCATCTTAATATGACACTTACAAAGGCTAAATTCGATGAATTAACAAGAGACCTTGTTGAAAGAACAGCAGTTCCTGTACAGAATGCATTAAAGGATGCAGGAATTACAGCAGCAGAATTGAGCAAGGTATTATTAGTAGGTGGTTCAACACGTATCCCTGCTGTACAGGATAAAGTAAAACAGTTAACAGGTCATGAACCATCAAAGAAGATGAATCCTGATGAATGTGTAGCACTTGGTGCTTCTATCCAGGGTGGTAAATTAGCAGGTGATGCAGGTGCCGGCGAAATCCTTCTTCTTGATGTAACTCCACTTTCATTATCAATTGAAACAATGGGTGGTATTGCTACAAGACTTATTGAAAGAAATACAACTATTCCTACAAAGAAGAGTCAGATCTTCTCAACAGCTGCAGATAACCAGACAGCAGTAGATATTAACGTAGTACAGGGTGAAAGACAGTTTGCTAGAGACAACAAGAGCCTTGGACAGTTTAGATTAGATGGTATCCCTCCAGCAAGAAGAGGTGTTCCACAGATTGAAGTAACATTTGATATTGATGCAAACGGTATCGTTAATGTTTCAGCTAAGGATTTAGGAACAGGAAAAGAACAGCACATTACAATTACAGCAGGTTCAAATATGTCAGATGAAGATATCGATAAGGCAGTAAAAGAAGCAGCTGAATACGAAGCACAGGATAAGAAACGTAAAGAAGGAATCGATGCTAAGAACGAAGCTGATGCTATGGTATCACAGACAGAACAGGCTATGAATGAAGCAGGCGACAAGCTTGATCCTAACGACAAGCAGGAAGTTCAGGCAGACCTTGATGCATTAAAGGCTACAATCGCAGGAATTGGCGAAGAAGTTACAGATGCTCAGATTGAAGAACTTAAGGCTGGAAAAGAAAAATTAATGAACAGTGCACAGAAATTATTTGCTAAGATGTATGAACAGACACAGGGAGCAGGAGCTCAGGGTGCAGGTCCAGACATGGGTGCTCAGGGTGCCGGAAATGCAAATGATGATGTTGTAGATGGTGAATTTACAGAAGTATAA
- the grpE gene encoding nucleotide exchange factor GrpE encodes MEKEKETLDENITEETSNEVKDNEAENTKAENIKTEETVEEANEQEAEDTETSEESEDTKKKFFKKKDKKDKKDQQIEELNDKYQRLFAEFQNYRNRSEKEKTAMYEVGAKAIIEKILPVVDNFERGVAALSEEDLDSPVGQGMNLIYKQMTAALEDMGVTVIEAEGKEFDPELHNAVMHEDNEELGENMVCQELQKGYKYRDSVVRHSMVKVAN; translated from the coding sequence ATGGAAAAAGAAAAAGAAACTTTGGATGAAAACATTACCGAAGAAACTAGTAATGAAGTTAAAGATAATGAAGCTGAAAACACAAAGGCTGAAAATATTAAGACAGAAGAAACTGTAGAAGAAGCTAATGAACAGGAAGCTGAAGATACAGAAACTTCTGAAGAATCTGAAGATACTAAAAAGAAGTTTTTCAAAAAGAAAGATAAGAAAGACAAAAAGGATCAGCAGATTGAAGAATTAAATGATAAATATCAAAGACTTTTTGCAGAGTTTCAGAATTACAGAAACAGAAGCGAAAAGGAAAAAACAGCAATGTATGAAGTAGGAGCTAAGGCAATCATAGAAAAAATTTTACCGGTTGTTGATAACTTTGAAAGAGGCGTTGCAGCTCTTAGTGAAGAGGATTTGGATTCACCTGTAGGTCAGGGAATGAATCTTATCTATAAACAGATGACAGCAGCTCTTGAAGATATGGGAGTTACAGTTATCGAAGCTGAAGGAAAGGAATTTGATCCTGAACTTCACAATGCAGTAATGCATGAGGACAACGAGGAACTTGGAGAAAATATGGTATGCCAGGAATTACAGAAAGGATACAAATACAGAGATTCAGTTGTCCGTCACAGTATGGTAAAGGTTGCTAACTAA
- the hrcA gene encoding heat-inducible transcriptional repressor HrcA: MELNERKEKILDAVIRNYLETGEPVGSRTISKYTDLNLSSATIRNEMSDLEELGYIVQPHTSAGRIPTDKGYRFYVDNILKDRMAELDEREKKVTEKEDLLIQKVDKVETLLQNMAKMLATNTNYATMVSTPKAQTNRIKFVQLSVLEEKSLLCTVVSDKNHVVNKIVKVSKDVNQEIVVRLNVALNTVLAGLSIEEINLGVMTTLASQAGEFESVVSEVLKAITEAIATEEQMKIYTSGATNIFKYPELSDKERASQLLTTLEEKSQLTELINEGDEETGIQVYIGSESPVQSMKDCSVVTATYELEDGFKGTIGIIGPKRMDYEKVVDALRNVKEQLSDTFKDEHS, from the coding sequence ATGGAACTTAATGAGAGAAAAGAAAAAATATTAGACGCTGTTATTAGGAACTATCTTGAGACAGGCGAACCAGTGGGTTCCAGAACCATTTCCAAATATACAGATTTAAATTTAAGCTCAGCAACAATTAGAAATGAAATGTCAGACCTTGAAGAGTTAGGTTACATAGTTCAGCCACATACATCGGCAGGAAGAATTCCAACTGATAAAGGTTACAGATTTTATGTAGACAATATTCTTAAAGACAGGATGGCAGAGCTTGATGAGAGAGAGAAGAAAGTTACTGAAAAGGAAGATTTACTTATTCAGAAAGTTGATAAGGTTGAAACCTTATTACAGAATATGGCGAAGATGTTAGCAACTAATACTAATTACGCCACAATGGTTTCCACACCGAAAGCACAGACTAACAGAATTAAGTTCGTACAGCTTTCAGTTTTGGAAGAAAAGAGTCTTCTTTGTACGGTAGTTTCAGATAAGAACCATGTGGTTAACAAAATTGTCAAAGTCAGCAAGGATGTTAACCAGGAAATAGTAGTCAGATTAAATGTAGCTCTTAATACAGTCCTTGCAGGATTATCAATTGAAGAAATTAATTTAGGAGTTATGACTACACTGGCATCACAGGCAGGAGAGTTTGAATCAGTTGTAAGCGAGGTTTTGAAAGCAATAACGGAAGCAATTGCAACAGAGGAGCAGATGAAGATTTATACTTCAGGTGCAACCAACATTTTCAAATATCCTGAATTAAGTGATAAAGAAAGAGCAAGCCAGTTACTTACTACATTAGAAGAAAAGTCTCAGCTTACCGAATTAATTAATGAAGGAGATGAGGAAACAGGTATTCAGGTCTACATTGGAAGTGAAAGTCCTGTACAGTCCATGAAAGATTGCAGTGTTGTAACTGCAACATACGAATTGGAAGATGGTTTCAAGGGAACAATAGGAATCATCGGACCGAAGAGAATGGACTACGAGAAAGTAGTAGATGCTTTAAGAAATGTGAAAGAACAACTAAGTGATACATTTAAGGATGAACATTCATAG
- a CDS encoding DegV family protein, producing MIKFMVDSGSDYDVNEAKEKGIAFVPLSITFDNDTYKDGIEISRSEFYKRMREEDIFPKTAQPSPQAFLDVFEEAKANGDQIIGVMLSGGISGTYQSANIAKDMAEYDGIHLIDSKTAVYAIKIMVDYGMQLRDEGKTVDEIVEALEELKSRISINLAIDNLENLYKGGRLTKMQAGFGNFAKLKPVISIPEGTLIVKGKFIGRKKAIAGLVSYIEGMDLDERFPIYGIYSDGTENLDNFVKKVEEKGIKFKECYQIGPTIGTHVGPETFGFIAVEKAKN from the coding sequence ATGATTAAATTTATGGTAGATTCAGGTTCAGACTATGATGTAAATGAAGCAAAAGAAAAAGGAATTGCATTTGTTCCTTTGTCGATTACTTTTGATAATGATACATATAAAGATGGAATTGAAATAAGCAGAAGTGAATTCTATAAGAGAATGAGGGAGGAAGATATTTTTCCCAAGACAGCTCAGCCATCACCACAGGCATTTCTTGATGTTTTCGAAGAGGCTAAGGCTAATGGAGACCAGATAATAGGTGTTATGCTTTCAGGTGGAATAAGTGGAACGTATCAGAGTGCCAATATTGCAAAAGATATGGCTGAATATGACGGAATCCATCTTATAGATTCAAAAACAGCAGTATATGCTATAAAGATAATGGTAGATTACGGAATGCAGTTAAGAGATGAAGGAAAAACTGTAGATGAAATTGTAGAGGCATTGGAAGAATTAAAATCAAGAATATCAATTAACCTTGCAATTGACAATCTTGAAAATTTATACAAAGGTGGACGACTTACAAAGATGCAGGCAGGTTTTGGTAATTTTGCAAAGCTTAAGCCGGTTATTTCAATTCCGGAAGGAACGTTAATTGTAAAAGGTAAGTTTATCGGCAGAAAGAAAGCCATTGCAGGACTTGTTAGTTATATAGAAGGAATGGACTTAGATGAAAGATTTCCAATTTATGGAATTTATTCAGACGGAACAGAGAATCTTGATAACTTTGTAAAGAAAGTTGAAGAAAAAGGAATTAAGTTTAAGGAATGTTATCAGATAGGACCTACAATAGGAACTCATGTTGGACCTGAAACATTTGGATTTATAGCAGTAGAAAAAGCAAAGAATTAG
- a CDS encoding MATE family efflux transporter, producing the protein MNESVLSFKDKYFGDKNFYKMTLTIAVPIIIQNLLTNLVSMADNIMVGQLGTNQMSGVAIINQLFFVFNLLVFGGMSGAGLFSAQYFGQKNHNGVRDVFRMKILIGITIIAISLSVMIFLHEPLINMFLHEGSSSGNIQETFNYAKNYLYIMVIGIAPFVISNCYSTTLKESGQTVVPMKAGVLAVVFDIVLNYIFIFGKLGFPAMGVVGAAIATVISRFVECGYLVIYTHRHSNDYPFIKHCYRTLKVPGSLVKKIIITGAPLMLNEFLWAGGLTLQTQVLSTKGLATVGGLNICNTIGNISNCIFVTMGTTIAIVVGQLLGAGKLKEAKVTATRMAAFSLLISFGMIIILGLLGPVFPHFYNTTDEIRELATKFIWAVAAATPFISLSNSEYFILRSGGKTIITFLFDSCFVCLVNVPVAICLTKFTAIHIVGIFFLVNMLEGVKALIGFIMVKKDIWLNTIVD; encoded by the coding sequence ATGAATGAATCTGTTTTATCATTTAAAGATAAATATTTTGGCGATAAAAATTTTTACAAAATGACCCTTACAATTGCCGTCCCCATTATTATCCAGAATCTTCTTACTAATCTGGTTAGTATGGCTGACAATATTATGGTAGGACAGCTTGGAACCAATCAGATGTCAGGTGTTGCAATTATAAATCAGTTGTTTTTTGTTTTTAATCTTTTAGTATTTGGAGGAATGTCCGGAGCAGGACTTTTTTCAGCCCAGTATTTTGGACAAAAGAATCACAATGGTGTTCGTGATGTTTTTAGAATGAAGATTCTTATTGGCATTACAATTATTGCTATTTCTCTTTCTGTTATGATTTTTCTTCATGAACCGCTAATTAATATGTTTCTTCATGAAGGAAGCAGTTCAGGAAATATTCAGGAAACATTCAATTATGCAAAAAACTATCTTTACATAATGGTTATTGGAATTGCACCTTTTGTTATTTCTAACTGCTACAGCACTACTCTTAAAGAATCCGGACAGACTGTTGTCCCTATGAAAGCCGGAGTTTTGGCTGTAGTATTTGATATAGTTCTCAATTACATATTTATTTTTGGAAAATTAGGATTTCCTGCCATGGGCGTTGTTGGTGCAGCCATCGCCACTGTTATTTCACGTTTTGTTGAATGTGGCTATCTTGTAATTTATACTCATAGACATTCAAATGATTATCCTTTTATTAAACATTGCTACAGAACTCTTAAGGTTCCGGGGTCTCTTGTTAAGAAAATAATTATAACCGGTGCCCCTCTCATGCTTAACGAATTTTTATGGGCAGGTGGTCTTACATTGCAAACACAGGTTTTGTCCACTAAAGGTCTTGCCACTGTAGGAGGCCTAAATATTTGCAATACTATTGGAAATATTTCTAATTGTATTTTTGTTACAATGGGAACAACTATTGCTATTGTTGTAGGACAACTACTAGGTGCCGGAAAACTGAAAGAGGCCAAAGTGACTGCTACACGAATGGCTGCTTTTTCACTTTTAATATCATTTGGCATGATTATAATTCTTGGCCTACTTGGACCTGTATTTCCACATTTCTATAATACAACCGACGAAATACGCGAACTTGCCACAAAATTTATATGGGCTGTAGCTGCTGCAACACCATTTATATCGCTGTCAAATTCTGAATATTTCATTTTGAGAAGTGGTGGAAAAACTATAATTACATTTCTATTCGACAGTTGTTTTGTCTGCCTTGTAAATGTACCTGTTGCAATATGTCTTACAAAATTTACTGCCATACACATTGTTGGAATATTCTTCCTTGTAAATATGCTTGAAGGTGTTAAGGCATTAATAGGATTTATAATGGTGAAAAAAGATATTTGGCTTAACACAATTGTTGACTAA
- the hemW gene encoding radical SAM family heme chaperone HemW, which produces MNGLEIYIHIPFCVKKCDYCDFLSAPADLETKEKYVEALINEIKLSKNKMSEYVVDTVFIGGGTPSLLEENQISKIMSVLRDNCNMSENPEITIECNPGTITESKLWEYKKSGINRISFGLQSANDEELKSIGRIHNYAGFLESYNLARKCGFDNINVDLMSALPGQTLKSYEETLNKVVRLEPEHISAYSLIVEENTLMYDRVKKAQIKGINILPDEESERKMYYLTNNILRSNGYRKYEISNYSKPGKECKHNIGYWQRKEYLGFGIGAASLYKENRYNNISDINKYIEVLTNNIKENSINNVGNSSEVENQVNILNSIVKNLQQLTERDRMEEFMFLGLRMMEGVSMEKFERYFGKPYMEVYGKVQKRMEDKRFLINDNGYVKLTEFGIDLSNYVMSEFLF; this is translated from the coding sequence ATGAATGGTCTTGAAATTTATATTCACATACCTTTTTGCGTAAAAAAATGTGATTACTGTGATTTTCTGTCAGCACCGGCAGATTTGGAAACTAAAGAGAAATATGTCGAGGCATTAATTAATGAAATAAAGCTAAGTAAGAATAAAATGTCAGAATATGTTGTGGACACTGTTTTTATTGGTGGAGGCACACCTTCACTTTTAGAAGAAAATCAGATTTCAAAAATTATGTCAGTTTTAAGGGATAATTGTAATATGTCTGAAAATCCTGAGATTACAATAGAGTGCAATCCGGGAACTATTACGGAAAGCAAGCTTTGGGAATATAAGAAAAGTGGAATTAACCGTATAAGTTTTGGCCTCCAAAGTGCCAATGACGAAGAACTAAAGTCCATTGGAAGAATCCATAATTATGCAGGATTTCTTGAAAGCTATAATTTGGCAAGAAAATGTGGCTTTGACAATATTAATGTGGATTTAATGAGCGCTTTGCCGGGACAGACTTTAAAAAGTTACGAGGAGACCCTTAACAAAGTAGTCCGCTTAGAGCCGGAGCATATTTCAGCTTATAGTCTTATAGTTGAAGAAAATACATTAATGTATGACAGAGTAAAAAAAGCTCAGATAAAAGGTATAAATATTCTTCCCGATGAAGAAAGTGAAAGAAAGATGTATTATCTTACAAATAATATTTTGCGTTCTAATGGATATAGAAAATACGAAATATCTAATTATAGCAAACCGGGGAAAGAATGTAAGCACAACATAGGTTATTGGCAGCGAAAAGAATATTTAGGTTTTGGCATTGGTGCGGCATCTTTGTATAAAGAGAATCGTTATAATAATATTTCAGATATAAATAAATATATTGAAGTATTAACTAACAATATCAAAGAGAATTCAATAAATAATGTGGGAAATTCCAGTGAAGTTGAAAATCAGGTTAATATTCTAAACAGTATAGTAAAAAATCTACAGCAGCTTACTGAACGGGACAGAATGGAAGAATTTATGTTTTTAGGGCTTCGAATGATGGAAGGTGTAAGCATGGAAAAGTTTGAACGGTATTTTGGGAAGCCTTATATGGAAGTTTACGGAAAAGTTCAGAAAAGAATGGAAGATAAAAGATTTCTTATAAATGACAATGGTTACGTTAAGCTTACAGAGTTTGGTATAGATTTAAGCAATTATGTAATGTCAGAATTTTTGTTTTAA